The following proteins come from a genomic window of Chelonia mydas isolate rCheMyd1 chromosome 15, rCheMyd1.pri.v2, whole genome shotgun sequence:
- the LOC119563797 gene encoding butyrophilin subfamily 2 member A2-like: protein NLRLKVEKEREKSLAELGWSKVSKNAAMVSLDPDTAHPSLKVSENRRSVKWRGLQQDMPDNPERFDSETCMLGSEGFASGKRYWEVAVGGGRAWAVGVAKESVRKKGWISFSPEERIWAMDQFGSHYRACTSPETLLSLTGSPGKIGVYLDYERGLVSFYHPGMEAPIYTFTTSFTGQLHPFFWVYSPITLCP, encoded by the exons AAAACCTGCGATTGAaagtggagaaagagagag AGAAATCCCTGGCTGAACTTG GCTGGAGTAAAGTCAGCAAAAATGCAG CAATGGTGagtctggatccagacacggctcatcccaGCCTCAAGGTCTCTGAGAATCGGCGATCTGTGAAATGGAGGGGCCTGCAGCAGGACATGCCTGACAACCCTGAGAGATTTGACAGTGAAACCTGCATGCTGGGCTCGGAAGGGTTTGCCTCGGGGAAACGCTACTGGGAG GTAGCGGTCGGAGGTGGTAgggcctgggctgtgggggtggccaaAGAATCTGTCAGGAAGAAGGGCTGGATCAGCTTTTCTCCTGAGgagaggatctgggccatggaTCAGTTTGGGAGCCATTACCGGGCTTGCACCTCCCCAGAGACCCTGCTGTCCCTGACTGGGAGCCCTGGGAAGATCGGAGTGTATCTGGACTATGAGCGGGGCCTGGTGTCATTTTATCATCCTGGTATGGAGGCCCCAATCTACACTTTCACCACCTCTTTCACTGGGCAGCTCCACCCTTTCTTCTGGGTCTACTCCCCAATCACGCTGTGTCCCTGA